TATCCCATTTGATCGGAGATATTGCGCGCCGCTGTATGCAACATGGCGACATATTCGTGTTTATTATCTTCCGAGAAACGAATCGTCGGGAAAGAGATACTCAGGCCGGCAATCACCACGCCAAAGCGATCAAATACCGGAACCGCGATGCAACGCAGACCTTCTTCCTGCTCTTCATTGTCCTCGCCGTACCCCTGCTGACGCACCAGGTCAAGCTGAGGCAACAACTCTTCCGTACTACCGATGGTATGCACAGTGCTGCGCTTGAATTCCACCTGAGACAGAATTTCTTTGACCTCTTCGCGGTCACGCCAGGCCAGCAACACCTTGCCTATCGCCGTGCTGTGCAGTGGATTCCGACGACCGATGCGGGAATACATACGCAAATTGTACATGGAATCGATTTTATGGATGTAGACAATGCTGTCTTCATCTAACGCACCGAGGTGGATGGTTTCACGCGTTAACGCCGACAATTCGCGCATCTGAATATCCGCACTGCGGATCAGATCAACGTTCTGCAACGCTTTGGCGCCCAGCTCGAACAATTTCAACGTCAGCGAGTATTTCTCTGATTCACCTTCCTGGGCAACATATCCCAGAGATTTCATTGTCTGCAGGAAACGATAAACAGTACTTTTAGACATCATCACGCGCTGTGAAAGTTCAGTAATGCCAATCTCACGCTCTTCGCCTAACGCCTGCAAAATACCAAAGACCTTTAAGACAGATGACACGGAATCGGGTTGTTTATCTAAATCTGCAATAGCCATTTTTGTGGTTACCCTACTCAGTATTTTTTGTTTTAAAAAAAATAGAACACGTGTTTTAGTATAAAGGGAACGCTTTGAATATGGCAATCGGGCATTACTATAAGTGACAGACTGATTAAATATCATCCATCACAATAGCGCTGCCGAATTAATAATCTTATTGTAAAAGCGAAAAAACCGTGCCCTGGCGGGCACGGTTGCAGGTACAGTTATTGCCAGACGGAATCAGGCACTTTTGCCAGATATAACGCCGGTTTACCATCGACATCAGACGTAAACAGAATGTGCTTGTCATCCGGCGTAAAGGACGGATGTGGATGAGTTACCTGACGATCGCCCTCCAGCACTTCCCAAGAGGTGTTGTGTTGAGCGACCTGGAAATGTTTCCCGGTCTTCATATTGAACACATACAGGAACGGATCGTTTTCAATCTTGTAGCCACCGTCATCTTTCACATCCACCGGCGCATTACACCCATCTCCCACCATCAACGTACCATCGTAGTTACTCATCAGGTGAGAACACGGCGGCATTTCAGTCAACTGACGGTTTTCCAGCGTTACCGGATCAACGCTGCAAATGAAACGGTTAGTACTGCCTTTCAGATAGGAAACGTAGGCCAGCGCAGAACCATTCGGCACCCAGAATTCGTGAGTGCAGCTTTCGCCCGGCGCATGCTCTTTTACCTTACGCATATTGGAGCCATCTTCATTGATGAACCACATACGCGCATCAACCAGGTCATGCGGACCTTCATGGCAGAAGGCCACCGTATTATCGTCACCTGGACGGTAAATAGGATGACCCAGCCATTGGTTTTCCTTCAGAATGGTGGTGGCTTCGCCGGTTTTCAGATCGATACGAATCAAACGGCAGCATGGATTGGTAAAGTAGAATTCCTGGAATTTTTTCCAGTCGGTCAGTGGTTTCCAATCCTCTTTCTTGATCTCGATACCGACCATTTTGGTGCAGTCGGAGTTGGCAACCCAGGTACCGTACCCGACCCAGTCGTCCGGCACCTGATAAATATTGGTTTCTTCCAGTGTATTCAGGTCAACACGCATCAAATTACGAACGTTCTTTACATAATAAAGCGCGTCATCATCTGGTGACAGAAAACCACCAAAAGTATTGTCGCCGGTACCTTCGGTCAGTTGCGTCGCCTGCTGAGTTTTCAGATCCAGCAAATAGTAGTTCCACGGCCCGTCAAAGGCGCCACCAAAAAG
The DNA window shown above is from Dickeya dadantii NCPPB 898 and carries:
- the kdgR gene encoding DNA-binding transcriptional regulator KdgR; translated protein: MAIADLDKQPDSVSSVLKVFGILQALGEEREIGITELSQRVMMSKSTVYRFLQTMKSLGYVAQEGESEKYSLTLKLFELGAKALQNVDLIRSADIQMRELSALTRETIHLGALDEDSIVYIHKIDSMYNLRMYSRIGRRNPLHSTAIGKVLLAWRDREEVKEILSQVEFKRSTVHTIGSTEELLPQLDLVRQQGYGEDNEEQEEGLRCIAVPVFDRFGVVIAGLSISFPTIRFSEDNKHEYVAMLHTAARNISDQMGYHDYPF
- the ogl gene encoding oligogalacturonate lyase → MAKGKKLSFSFHTYQDSVTGTEVVRLTPPDVICHRNYFYQKCFSNDGSKLLFGGAFDGPWNYYLLDLKTQQATQLTEGTGDNTFGGFLSPDDDALYYVKNVRNLMRVDLNTLEETNIYQVPDDWVGYGTWVANSDCTKMVGIEIKKEDWKPLTDWKKFQEFYFTNPCCRLIRIDLKTGEATTILKENQWLGHPIYRPGDDNTVAFCHEGPHDLVDARMWFINEDGSNMRKVKEHAPGESCTHEFWVPNGSALAYVSYLKGSTNRFICSVDPVTLENRQLTEMPPCSHLMSNYDGTLMVGDGCNAPVDVKDDGGYKIENDPFLYVFNMKTGKHFQVAQHNTSWEVLEGDRQVTHPHPSFTPDDKHILFTSDVDGKPALYLAKVPDSVWQ